One genomic segment of Clostridium saccharoperbutylacetonicum N1-4(HMT) includes these proteins:
- a CDS encoding pyridoxamine 5'-phosphate oxidase family protein has translation MNEVLEFLTTNPTFYIATIEDDQARVRPFGAVNEFEGKLYFCTNNTKPVFKQLVANPKVEISTVSPKGEWIRLSGTAVVDSRREAKEAMLEAVPSLKNMYNLDDEIFEVFYLTNAVAVINSFTNGAKTFNL, from the coding sequence ATGAATGAAGTATTAGAATTTTTAACTACAAATCCAACTTTTTATATTGCAACAATTGAAGATGACCAAGCAAGAGTACGTCCTTTCGGTGCAGTAAACGAATTCGAAGGTAAATTATATTTCTGCACAAATAACACAAAACCTGTTTTTAAGCAATTAGTTGCAAATCCTAAAGTTGAAATATCTACTGTATCACCAAAAGGCGAATGGATTCGTTTAAGCGGAACTGCTGTTGTTGATTCTAGACGTGAAGCTAAAGAAGCTATGTTAGAGGCTGTACCATCATTAAAAAACATGTACAATCTTGATGATGAAATTTTTGAAGTATTCTATCTTACTAATGCTGTTGCCGTAATTAATTCTTTCACTAACGGCGCAAAAACATTTAACCTATAA
- a CDS encoding flavin monoamine oxidase family protein produces MNFIQPDNPTNEERHKMLRMTLEKVNRLEDFDNIIKLLGPPKEITSILNPGSCKDIKVGIIGAGIAGLTSAFELRKLGFNITIFETEKNRIGGRIYTHYFDKDKRYYGELGAMRLPISHESVWHYINLFKLKTRPFIQNNENAFIYIRNKRARNDAQGKSVMENIYPEFKLTPKERNTPWQKLIEYALTSNLYKISPNIRKELLEIKKEYSMTIKYVGRYGIRRVMEKMGLSEGAIELISGIAPFLGCFYYNSYSENLIEEYTLDYAYRYEIEGGFIKLPLASYKSLLSTEPKEYVNIDENSLGKVTFKRGKTIIGIHKFDGLNKVCLEYRDEKNLEIFKENFDFVICSIPFSSLRNVNIDPMFSTEKMQSIKEVFYTSSQKTVFLCRKRFWEEGSANERIIGGGSSTDLPIQTIWYPNHSGNINQKRALENRKSNLNRSAGVLLASYNINLDAIRLGNLDDNDRIYEIKRQVEKVHGLKKGYLDPIVIDYKTVDWNKEKGFYGAFCYFYPEQQQLFSYAIEKPEYENRVYFAGEHVSLTHGWIQGSILSAMNAANSIAEYCKSMI; encoded by the coding sequence ATGAATTTTATACAGCCAGATAATCCAACAAATGAAGAGAGACATAAAATGTTAAGAATGACATTAGAGAAAGTAAATAGACTTGAGGATTTCGATAATATAATTAAATTACTTGGTCCACCTAAAGAAATTACATCAATTTTAAATCCAGGTAGTTGTAAAGATATTAAAGTTGGAATAATAGGTGCAGGTATTGCAGGACTTACGTCAGCATTTGAACTTAGAAAACTAGGCTTTAATATTACTATCTTTGAAACAGAAAAAAATCGTATAGGAGGAAGAATTTATACGCATTATTTTGATAAAGATAAAAGGTATTATGGAGAACTTGGTGCAATGCGGTTGCCAATATCTCATGAATCTGTGTGGCATTATATAAATCTTTTTAAATTAAAAACAAGACCTTTTATTCAAAATAACGAAAATGCATTTATTTATATACGAAATAAGAGAGCTAGGAATGATGCTCAAGGTAAAAGTGTTATGGAAAATATTTATCCTGAATTTAAGTTGACTCCTAAAGAAAGAAATACTCCATGGCAAAAATTGATTGAATATGCTTTAACTAGTAATTTATATAAAATTAGTCCAAATATAAGAAAAGAGTTATTAGAAATAAAAAAAGAATATTCTATGACAATCAAATATGTTGGTAGATATGGTATAAGGAGAGTAATGGAAAAAATGGGGTTAAGTGAAGGTGCAATAGAATTGATTTCGGGAATAGCACCATTTCTTGGCTGTTTTTATTATAATAGTTATTCTGAAAATTTAATTGAAGAGTATACACTAGATTATGCCTATAGATATGAAATTGAAGGTGGCTTCATTAAATTACCTTTAGCTTCGTATAAATCCTTATTATCTACTGAGCCAAAGGAATATGTTAATATTGATGAAAATAGTTTAGGAAAAGTCACTTTTAAGAGAGGAAAAACGATAATAGGTATACATAAATTTGATGGATTGAATAAAGTATGCCTTGAATACAGGGATGAAAAAAACTTAGAAATATTTAAAGAAAATTTTGATTTTGTAATTTGTTCGATTCCTTTCTCTAGTCTTAGGAATGTAAACATTGATCCTATGTTTAGTACAGAAAAGATGCAGTCAATAAAGGAAGTTTTTTATACATCATCTCAAAAGACTGTATTTCTATGTAGGAAGCGCTTTTGGGAAGAAGGTTCAGCAAATGAAAGAATAATCGGAGGAGGATCAAGTACGGATTTGCCAATTCAAACAATATGGTATCCAAATCATTCCGGAAATATAAATCAAAAACGTGCTTTAGAAAATAGAAAAAGCAATTTAAATAGATCTGCAGGAGTATTATTGGCATCATATAATATTAATTTAGATGCAATACGCTTAGGTAATTTAGATGATAATGATAGAATTTATGAAATAAAGCGGCAAGTTGAAAAAGTTCATGGGCTCAAAAAAGGATATCTTGATCCCATAGTGATTGATTATAAAACTGTTGATTGGAATAAAGAAAAAGGTTTTTATGGAGCATTTTGTTACTTTTATCCTGAGCAACAGCAACTTTTTTCTTACGCAATAGAAAAACCAGAATATGAGAATAGAGTTTATTTCGCTGGAGAACACGTTTCTTTGACGCATGGATGGATACAAGGATCTATATTATCTGCTATGAATGCTGCAAACTCTATAGCAGAATATTGTAAAAGTATGATATGA
- a CDS encoding [FeFe] hydrogenase, group A, which translates to MIGQFMTIDNIPVEIQDEKNILELVRKAGIELPTFCFYSELSVYGACRMCMVETKRGDIESACSTPPRAGMEIFTNTPRLRKYRKNILELLLANHCRDCTTCQQSGACKLQELAKRFGINDVRFPNTAPDVELDESSVAIVRNKSKCILCGDCVRVCEEVQNVGAIDFVGRGSKMTVTTAFDEPIGHSNCVSCGQCAAVCPTGAIVVRSNTEKLWQDLNNPKKRVVVQIAPAVRVGLGTQLGEEDGRNAMGKMAAALRRMGFDKIFDTSVGADLTVIEETNEFVSKLQNNEALPLFTSCCPAWVNYAEKTYPELMKNVSSCKSPMGMFAAVLKEHYREDDRELVSVAIMPCSAKKFEAAREEFKNDGVPDVDYVVTTQEFVNMVNESGIAFSELEPEALDRPFQSCSGAGVIFGVTGGVTEAVIRKVLSEQPVPALRSFAFEGVRGMEGVKETTINALDREIKIAIVSGLKNADNIIKKVRAGEAHYDFVEVMACPGGCINGAGQPFAKAEEKVKRGAQLYKVDKMKSISRSDDNPLMDSLYSGILKDKTHELLHVHYKGKE; encoded by the coding sequence ATGATCGGACAGTTTATGACTATTGATAATATACCTGTAGAAATACAAGATGAGAAAAACATTTTGGAGTTAGTTAGAAAAGCAGGTATTGAATTACCAACCTTTTGTTTCTATTCAGAACTTTCAGTTTATGGTGCTTGCCGTATGTGTATGGTAGAAACTAAACGTGGAGATATTGAATCAGCATGTTCTACACCTCCAAGAGCTGGTATGGAAATATTCACTAACACACCAAGACTTAGAAAATATAGAAAGAACATTCTTGAATTATTGCTTGCAAATCATTGTAGAGATTGTACAACATGTCAGCAAAGCGGAGCATGTAAACTTCAAGAGTTAGCAAAAAGATTTGGAATTAATGATGTAAGATTTCCTAATACAGCACCAGATGTTGAATTAGATGAATCTTCAGTTGCTATAGTTAGAAATAAAAGCAAATGTATCTTATGTGGTGATTGCGTAAGAGTATGTGAAGAAGTACAAAATGTTGGAGCAATTGATTTTGTAGGAAGAGGTTCTAAAATGACTGTAACTACAGCTTTTGATGAACCTATAGGGCATTCAAATTGTGTTTCTTGTGGCCAGTGTGCAGCAGTATGTCCTACTGGAGCAATTGTTGTAAGAAGTAATACAGAAAAGCTTTGGCAGGATTTAAATAATCCTAAGAAACGAGTAGTTGTTCAAATAGCTCCAGCTGTAAGAGTAGGTTTGGGTACGCAATTAGGAGAAGAAGATGGCAGAAATGCAATGGGCAAAATGGCAGCTGCTCTTAGAAGAATGGGATTTGATAAGATTTTCGATACTTCAGTAGGAGCTGATCTTACAGTTATTGAAGAAACAAATGAATTTGTATCAAAACTCCAAAATAACGAGGCATTGCCATTATTTACATCTTGTTGTCCAGCATGGGTGAATTATGCAGAAAAGACTTATCCAGAGTTAATGAAAAATGTATCATCTTGCAAATCACCTATGGGGATGTTTGCAGCTGTATTAAAGGAACATTATAGAGAAGATGATAGGGAACTTGTAAGTGTAGCAATTATGCCTTGTTCGGCTAAAAAATTCGAAGCAGCAAGAGAAGAATTTAAAAATGATGGTGTACCTGATGTGGATTATGTAGTTACAACGCAAGAATTCGTTAATATGGTAAATGAATCAGGAATTGCATTCTCAGAATTAGAGCCAGAAGCATTAGATAGACCATTCCAAAGCTGTAGTGGAGCTGGAGTTATATTTGGTGTAACTGGAGGTGTTACTGAAGCTGTAATTCGTAAGGTTTTAAGTGAGCAACCAGTACCAGCATTACGTTCTTTTGCATTTGAAGGTGTTAGAGGCATGGAAGGTGTTAAGGAAACTACTATTAATGCATTAGATAGAGAAATAAAGATTGCAATAGTAAGTGGATTAAAGAATGCTGATAATATTATAAAGAAGGTAAGAGCTGGAGAAGCACATTATGATTTTGTAGAAGTTATGGCATGTCCAGGTGGATGTATAAATGGTGCGGGTCAACCTTTTGCAAAGGCTGAAGAAAAGGTAAAACGTGGAGCTCAACTTTATAAGGTAGATAAAATGAAGAGCATAAGCCGTTCAGATGATAATCCATTAATGGATTCCTTATATTCAGGAATATTAAAAGATAAGACTCATGAATTACTACATGTTCACTATAAAGGAAAAGAGTAG
- a CDS encoding AraC family transcriptional regulator translates to MNNIDLKENKAHGNFILPFTTYFCELDNKNSSSVVTHWHEEIEIVFIKKGTAQFRVDLDSYILKEGDILIIKPFSLHSMNPINKMYCSWNVMVFDLSMLNSAITDGCLIQYFAPILNNEHQLPLIIDKESSGYFELSKCLEEIFKCFNSKKAAFELKLKSFLFYFFSLLYENDLIIKKKVVPLTNETTRKIKIILNYIHENYMNDISIIDVSNSCNLSQYYFMKFFKKNLGITCTEYINVYRLDIASKLLNTTDKSITEISYETGFNSVSYFNKLFKEKFKVTPKEFRNAN, encoded by the coding sequence TTGAATAATATAGATTTAAAAGAAAATAAAGCACATGGAAACTTCATTCTTCCATTTACAACTTATTTTTGTGAACTTGATAATAAAAATTCTTCATCTGTCGTAACTCATTGGCATGAAGAAATTGAAATTGTATTTATAAAAAAAGGTACTGCTCAATTTAGAGTTGACTTAGATTCCTATATCTTAAAAGAAGGAGATATACTTATAATAAAACCTTTTTCTCTTCATTCTATGAATCCTATAAACAAAATGTATTGTTCTTGGAATGTTATGGTCTTTGATTTAAGTATGTTAAATAGTGCTATAACAGATGGATGTTTAATTCAATACTTTGCTCCAATATTAAATAATGAGCATCAATTACCTTTAATTATAGATAAAGAAAGTAGTGGCTATTTTGAACTATCAAAATGTTTAGAAGAAATTTTTAAATGCTTTAATTCTAAAAAAGCTGCTTTTGAACTTAAACTAAAATCCTTCTTATTTTATTTTTTCTCACTTCTTTATGAAAATGATTTGATAATAAAGAAAAAAGTTGTTCCGCTAACAAATGAAACAACTCGAAAAATTAAAATAATATTAAATTATATACACGAAAATTATATGAATGATATCTCAATCATTGATGTTTCTAATAGTTGTAATTTAAGTCAATATTATTTTATGAAATTTTTCAAAAAAAATTTAGGAATTACTTGTACCGAATATATTAATGTATATAGATTAGATATAGCCTCAAAGCTTTTAAATACAACTGACAAATCGATAACTGAAATATCTTATGAAACTGGATTTAATAGCGTTTCTTACTTTAATAAACTTTTCAAAGAAAAATTTAAAGTTACTCCAAAAGAGTTTAGAAATGCAAATTAA
- a CDS encoding DUF1349 domain-containing protein, which produces MLNFDLEKTFWINKPKKYEINNEEIIIITEPETDFWQRTYYGFRNDNAPALLIKTDERYFSFTVKTNFNSKKQFDQCGIIIYQNSDNWFKVSTEYENDKYQRLGSVVTNNGYSDWATRDIDSSINSMYYRLSRRENDFCVENSMDGKVFKQMRIFHLFEGDNEINFGLYACSPSNSSFEAKFSEINISECLWEAH; this is translated from the coding sequence ATGTTGAATTTTGATTTGGAAAAAACTTTTTGGATTAATAAACCTAAAAAATATGAAATTAATAATGAAGAAATTATAATAATTACAGAGCCAGAAACAGATTTTTGGCAAAGAACTTATTATGGATTTAGAAATGATAACGCGCCAGCTTTATTAATTAAAACGGATGAAAGATATTTTTCATTTACAGTTAAAACTAACTTTAATAGCAAAAAGCAATTTGATCAATGTGGAATTATAATCTATCAAAATAGCGATAATTGGTTTAAGGTATCCACAGAATATGAAAATGATAAATATCAAAGGTTGGGAAGTGTAGTTACTAATAATGGATATTCAGATTGGGCTACAAGAGATATAGATAGCAGCATTAATTCAATGTATTATAGATTAAGCCGTAGAGAAAATGATTTTTGTGTTGAAAATTCAATGGATGGGAAAGTATTTAAACAGATGAGGATTTTTCATTTATTTGAAGGAGATAATGAAATAAATTTTGGACTATATGCATGTAGCCCATCAAATTCTTCTTTTGAAGCAAAGTTTTCTGAAATAAATATATCTGAGTGTTTATGGGAAGCTCATTAA
- a CDS encoding complex I 24 kDa subunit family protein: protein MSKSFDYSNLDIILTKYNHDACNIIAILQDTQEKYRYLPKEAFVYLSEKLGMSRAKIYSVATFYENFSLEPKGKFVIKICDGTACHVRKSIPILDKLRKELNLSEAKTTTDDLIFTLETVSCLGACGLAPAMTVNDKVYGSMTPEKAMELLNTFKEEK from the coding sequence ATGAGTAAATCTTTTGACTACAGTAACTTAGACATAATATTAACAAAATATAACCATGATGCGTGTAATATTATTGCAATATTGCAAGATACTCAAGAAAAGTATAGATATCTACCAAAAGAAGCTTTTGTTTATCTTTCAGAAAAGCTTGGGATGAGTAGAGCTAAAATTTATAGTGTAGCAACTTTTTATGAAAATTTTTCTTTAGAGCCTAAGGGCAAATTTGTAATTAAAATATGTGATGGTACAGCATGCCATGTTAGAAAGTCTATACCAATATTGGACAAGCTAAGAAAGGAACTTAATCTTTCAGAGGCTAAAACAACAACGGATGACTTAATATTTACTTTGGAAACTGTTTCTTGCCTTGGTGCTTGTGGACTAGCTCCGGCTATGACTGTTAATGATAAAGTATATGGATCAATGACACCAGAAAAAGCAATGGAACTGTTAAATACTTTTAAGGAGGAAAAATAA
- the nuoF gene encoding NADH-quinone oxidoreductase subunit NuoF: MLLNRNDLINTRELYKKSLIKEKKKILICAGTGCVAGGSLDIYEEFIKLMKEKEINCEVSLEKEPHDETVGIKKSGCHGFCEMGPLVRIEPFGYLYIKVKPEDCAEILEKTIINDECVERLAYTKNGEIYKKQEEIPFYKKQTRLALEHCGHIDATSIEEYLAIDGYSAFEKVLFDMKADEVIKEIEESNLRGRGGGGFPAGRKWSQVSRQKEEIRYIVCNGDEGDPGAFMDRSIMEGDPHRMLEGMMIAGVACGAQKGYIYVRAEYPLAVSRLSNAIEQARKYGILGENILGTGFSFDLQINRGAGAFVCGEGSALTASIEGKRGMPRVKPPRTVEQGLFGKPTVLNNVETFANVPIVINKGAEWYRSIGPENSPGTKAFALTGNIENTGLIEVPMGTTLREVIFDIGGGIRDGKKFKAVQIGGPSGGCLTAEHLDLPLDFDSLKKAGAMIGSGGLVVMDEDTCMVEVARFFMNFTKNESCGKCVPCREGTKRMLEILEGIVAGKGKLEDMDMLLELADTISATALCGLGKTAPSPVVSTIKNFKDEYIKHIVDKKCPSKTCQKLKTILIDPSMCKGCSKCSKVCPVGAISGKIKEPFVIDQNKCIKCGACLETCPFKAIKED; the protein is encoded by the coding sequence ATGCTTCTTAATAGAAATGATTTGATTAATACAAGAGAACTTTATAAAAAAAGTTTAATAAAAGAAAAAAAGAAAATTTTAATATGTGCTGGTACTGGTTGTGTAGCAGGTGGATCACTAGATATTTATGAAGAATTTATAAAGTTAATGAAAGAAAAAGAAATAAATTGTGAAGTGAGCCTTGAGAAAGAACCACATGATGAAACTGTTGGAATTAAAAAAAGTGGATGTCATGGGTTTTGTGAGATGGGACCTCTTGTAAGAATTGAGCCTTTTGGATATTTATACATAAAGGTAAAGCCAGAAGATTGTGCTGAAATCCTTGAAAAAACTATAATTAATGATGAATGTGTCGAAAGACTTGCATATACTAAAAATGGTGAGATATATAAAAAACAAGAAGAAATACCATTTTATAAAAAACAAACTAGACTTGCACTTGAGCACTGTGGACATATTGATGCAACTTCAATTGAAGAATACCTTGCTATAGATGGGTATTCAGCCTTTGAAAAGGTGCTGTTTGATATGAAAGCAGATGAAGTTATTAAGGAAATAGAAGAATCAAATTTAAGAGGTCGTGGAGGCGGTGGTTTTCCAGCAGGTCGTAAATGGTCTCAAGTAAGTCGCCAAAAAGAAGAAATTAGATATATTGTTTGTAATGGTGATGAAGGAGATCCAGGTGCATTTATGGATAGAAGCATAATGGAAGGAGATCCTCATAGAATGCTTGAAGGCATGATGATTGCTGGTGTAGCTTGTGGTGCACAAAAAGGATATATATATGTTCGTGCAGAGTACCCTTTAGCAGTAAGCAGACTTTCAAATGCAATTGAGCAGGCAAGAAAGTATGGAATATTAGGAGAAAATATTTTAGGAACTGGATTTAGCTTTGATCTTCAAATAAATAGAGGTGCCGGAGCATTTGTATGTGGTGAAGGAAGTGCACTTACTGCTTCTATTGAAGGAAAAAGAGGAATGCCAAGAGTAAAACCACCAAGAACTGTTGAACAAGGTCTTTTTGGAAAGCCTACAGTACTTAATAATGTTGAAACTTTTGCTAATGTACCTATAGTTATTAATAAAGGTGCTGAATGGTATAGATCTATTGGACCTGAAAATAGTCCGGGAACAAAAGCTTTTGCCTTAACAGGGAATATTGAAAATACTGGTCTTATAGAGGTTCCAATGGGAACAACCTTGAGGGAAGTAATTTTTGATATTGGCGGTGGAATAAGAGATGGTAAAAAGTTTAAAGCCGTGCAAATTGGTGGACCATCAGGAGGATGTCTAACAGCTGAACACCTTGATCTACCGTTAGATTTTGATTCTCTTAAAAAAGCAGGTGCAATGATAGGATCTGGTGGTCTTGTAGTTATGGATGAAGATACATGTATGGTTGAAGTTGCACGTTTCTTTATGAATTTCACAAAGAATGAATCTTGTGGAAAATGTGTTCCTTGTCGTGAAGGTACTAAACGTATGCTTGAAATACTTGAAGGAATTGTTGCTGGTAAAGGTAAATTAGAAGATATGGATATGTTACTTGAACTTGCAGACACAATTTCAGCTACAGCACTTTGTGGACTAGGAAAAACAGCGCCATCACCTGTTGTTAGCACAATTAAGAATTTCAAAGATGAATATATAAAACATATTGTCGATAAAAAATGTCCATCAAAGACTTGTCAAAAGCTTAAGACAATATTAATTGACCCTTCTATGTGTAAGGGATGTTCAAAATGTTCAAAAGTTTGTCCTGTAGGGGCAATTTCAGGAAAAATTAAAGAACCATTCGTAATAGATCAAAACAAGTGTATAAAATGTGGAGCTTGTTTGGAAACTTGCCCATTTAAAGCTATAAAGGAGGATTAA
- the alr gene encoding alanine racemase, translating into MEKLLRPVYAEIDLDALAYNMKNIKALAKDKEVIAVVKADCYGHGAVDVVPTLLKNGASRLAVAVLTEGIELRNNNIKAPIMILGYTPVELGEELIKYDIEQTVYDLDSAKELSNIALSLNTKVKIHIAMDTGMGRIGFLPTKNSVEDIVKICSLKGLDVLGIFTHFSTADEKDKNYTYEQFKKFTNFTEELSKQGLKIPLKHVSNSGAIMDMPETYLDAVRAGIILYGYYPSNEVKKEMLSLRPALTLKAKITRVQEMDKDMYISYGRTFKTNRKSIIATLPIGYADGYSRLFAKDAKVIINGQFAPVVGRICMDQCMIDVTDIDCTVKVGDEVILLGEQNGLKFNADDIAAVMGTINYEILCMLKYRVPRIYIKNGKVVKVHNYL; encoded by the coding sequence ATGGAAAAATTACTCAGACCTGTATATGCAGAAATTGATTTAGATGCATTGGCATATAATATGAAAAATATAAAAGCTTTAGCAAAAGATAAGGAAGTAATTGCCGTAGTTAAAGCTGACTGTTATGGTCATGGTGCTGTCGATGTAGTTCCTACTTTACTTAAAAATGGTGCCTCCAGGCTTGCTGTTGCAGTTTTAACTGAAGGAATTGAACTTAGAAATAATAATATTAAAGCTCCAATAATGATACTGGGCTATACTCCAGTTGAATTAGGTGAAGAGCTAATAAAATATGATATAGAACAAACTGTATATGATTTAGATTCTGCAAAGGAACTGTCAAATATAGCTTTATCTCTTAATACAAAAGTTAAAATTCATATAGCAATGGATACTGGTATGGGTAGAATTGGCTTCCTTCCAACAAAAAATTCGGTTGAAGATATTGTTAAAATTTGTTCATTAAAGGGATTAGATGTTCTTGGTATATTTACACATTTTTCAACAGCAGATGAAAAAGATAAAAATTATACCTATGAACAATTTAAGAAATTTACAAATTTCACTGAAGAGCTTTCAAAACAAGGACTAAAAATACCTTTAAAACACGTATCTAATAGCGGTGCAATTATGGATATGCCCGAAACATATTTAGATGCTGTTAGAGCTGGAATAATACTTTATGGATATTATCCATCCAATGAAGTAAAAAAAGAAATGCTTTCATTAAGACCAGCATTAACTTTAAAAGCAAAGATAACACGAGTTCAAGAAATGGACAAAGATATGTATATAAGCTATGGAAGAACCTTTAAAACTAATAGAAAAAGTATAATAGCAACTCTTCCTATAGGTTATGCAGATGGTTATTCACGATTATTTGCCAAGGACGCAAAAGTAATTATAAATGGTCAATTTGCTCCTGTGGTTGGAAGAATTTGCATGGATCAATGTATGATAGATGTTACTGATATTGACTGTACCGTTAAGGTTGGAGATGAAGTAATACTTCTTGGAGAACAAAACGGTTTGAAATTTAATGCAGACGATATAGCAGCTGTCATGGGTACAATCAATTATGAAATACTATGTATGCTTAAATATAGAGTCCCTAGAATTTACATTAAAAATGGTAAAGTGGTTAAGGTTCATAACTACCTTTAA
- a CDS encoding winged helix-turn-helix transcriptional regulator — translation MEEKYDLFGKCPFVTAQKIIAGKWAVVILHNLSNGTLRFGELQKLLPDLTQATLTKQLRSLEDNGMVRRHVYPQVPPKVEYSLTDIGEDFKSVLDSISVWGEKYIAHMKTMDKISE, via the coding sequence ATGGAAGAAAAATATGATTTGTTTGGCAAATGTCCGTTTGTAACAGCTCAAAAAATAATAGCTGGTAAATGGGCAGTAGTAATTTTACATAATTTAAGCAATGGGACTCTTCGATTTGGGGAACTTCAAAAACTACTACCAGATTTAACCCAAGCAACCTTGACAAAACAGCTTCGCAGTTTAGAAGATAATGGGATGGTAAGGCGTCATGTATATCCGCAAGTACCTCCTAAAGTAGAATATTCTTTGACCGATATAGGTGAGGATTTTAAATCAGTATTAGATAGCATCTCAGTGTGGGGAGAGAAGTATATAGCGCATATGAAAACAATGGATAAGATTTCGGAATAA